The Fortiea contorta PCC 7126 genome has a segment encoding these proteins:
- a CDS encoding CopG family transcriptional regulator: MIMTNKKWAVKRITVNLAAQEAEKLDQYCSQTGRPATDVIRELIRGLSVSEDTKEGSK; the protein is encoded by the coding sequence ATGATAATGACAAATAAAAAGTGGGCCGTTAAACGCATAACTGTCAATCTCGCAGCACAGGAAGCGGAAAAATTAGATCAATATTGTTCGCAGACTGGTAGACCAGCAACGGATGTAATTCGAGAACTAATTAGAGGTTTATCCGTCTCAGAAGATACTAAAGAGGGAAGCAAATAG